In Mariluticola halotolerans, one DNA window encodes the following:
- a CDS encoding flavin reductase family protein: protein MAKFHSYSPQDGHGLKHSPFKALIAPRPIGWISSVSATGAVNLAPYSFFNAFCELPPIIGFCSYGRKDSLNNIEATGEFVHNVVGGALASVMNQTSGNYPHGISEMDEVGLAAIASDIVAPPRVAGAPAAMECKLIEIKQLQDTAGTKAECYLVLGEVVRIHIDTAFLKDGLVDETALAAVSRLGYFSFSRVDNLFSMTRPKF from the coding sequence GTGGCCAAATTTCATTCCTATTCGCCGCAAGACGGACACGGGCTCAAGCATAGTCCTTTCAAGGCGCTGATTGCGCCACGGCCGATCGGCTGGATCTCGTCGGTCTCGGCGACGGGGGCTGTGAACCTTGCGCCCTATTCGTTTTTCAATGCCTTTTGTGAACTGCCGCCGATCATCGGGTTCTGTTCCTATGGACGCAAGGACAGCCTTAACAATATCGAGGCGACCGGGGAATTCGTCCATAATGTCGTGGGCGGTGCGCTCGCGTCTGTGATGAACCAGACCAGCGGCAATTATCCGCACGGGATCAGCGAAATGGACGAGGTGGGGCTTGCGGCGATCGCGTCTGACATTGTGGCCCCGCCGCGTGTTGCGGGCGCGCCCGCGGCCATGGAATGCAAGCTGATTGAAATCAAACAGCTGCAGGATACCGCCGGCACCAAGGCTGAATGCTATCTGGTGCTCGGTGAGGTGGTGCGTATCCATATCGATACGGCATTCCTTAAAGACGGGTTGGTGGATGAGACGGCGCTGGCGGCGGTGTCGCGGCTTGGCTATTTCAGTTTCTCCAGGGTGGACAACCTGTTCTCCATGACACGCCCAAAATTCTGA
- a CDS encoding nucleotidyltransferase family protein encodes MDHLRYSGLTATEQRAILAEMISDDPVLTGALRILRDLELPDSWVVSGAIYNNVWNRLTNRAPMHAVKDIDIFYFDATDLSYDAEDVVIRRAAPLFADMPVPVEIRNQARVHLWFKDHFGLPLSPLKSSRHSIDGFAAKTHAVGVRLMADDQLDIYAPFGLEPIFGFRILPNPVNANRGAYEAKGVRAKAAWPELVVEPWE; translated from the coding sequence ATGGACCATTTGAGATATAGCGGCCTGACCGCCACAGAACAGCGCGCCATATTGGCGGAGATGATTAGCGATGATCCCGTGCTCACGGGCGCGTTGCGGATTTTGCGTGATCTTGAGCTGCCGGATTCCTGGGTGGTTTCGGGGGCCATTTACAATAATGTGTGGAACCGGCTGACCAACCGGGCTCCCATGCATGCGGTCAAGGATATCGATATCTTCTATTTCGATGCCACTGATCTGAGCTATGACGCTGAGGATGTGGTGATCCGTCGGGCGGCGCCGCTATTTGCCGATATGCCGGTGCCGGTGGAAATCCGCAATCAGGCGCGGGTGCATTTGTGGTTCAAGGATCATTTTGGCCTGCCGCTCAGCCCCTTGAAATCGTCGCGCCATTCCATTGACGGGTTTGCGGCCAAAACCCATGCGGTTGGGGTGCGGCTGATGGCCGATGACCAGCTTGATATCTATGCGCCGTTCGGGCTGGAGCCGATTTTCGGCTTTCGGATATTGCCCAATCCGGTCAATGCCAATCGCGGTGCATATGAAGCCAAGGGTGTACGCGCCAAGGCGGCATGGCCTGAACTTGTTGTGGAGCCCTGGGAATGA
- a CDS encoding alpha/beta hydrolase, which produces MTRSALGWLDLLMPRDGGTQKLAADIAYGPKARHRLDIYAPKAHDLPRPVVFFIYGGGWDSGDKAEYQFAGHAMAAAGFVAVVADYRVLPEVRYPGFLEDGALALSWVLDTVASYGGDPAQIFLMGHSAGAYNAVMLGLDGGRFGAPALGERLRGIVGLSGPYDFYPFDVPASIAAFSVAPEPLLTQPINVVPPKPVPVFLGHGSRDKTCLPRNTIALGKSLRQAGGEVTERHYDNLAHPGPLLSLFPALRWRAPVYRDVVAFLRAKTSAGEFS; this is translated from the coding sequence ATGACCCGTTCGGCGCTTGGCTGGCTTGATTTGCTGATGCCCAGAGATGGCGGCACCCAAAAGCTTGCCGCAGATATTGCCTATGGCCCAAAGGCGCGGCACCGGCTGGATATTTATGCGCCCAAGGCGCACGACCTGCCTCGGCCGGTGGTGTTTTTTATCTATGGCGGTGGCTGGGACAGTGGCGACAAGGCCGAATATCAGTTTGCCGGGCATGCCATGGCTGCGGCGGGATTTGTGGCCGTGGTAGCGGATTACAGGGTGCTGCCCGAGGTGCGCTATCCGGGGTTTCTGGAAGATGGCGCATTGGCGCTTTCCTGGGTGCTCGACACGGTGGCCAGCTATGGTGGCGATCCGGCGCAGATCTTTTTGATGGGGCATTCCGCCGGGGCTTATAATGCGGTGATGCTGGGGCTGGACGGTGGGCGCTTTGGCGCGCCGGCGCTTGGTGAGCGTTTGCGCGGGATTGTTGGTCTTTCCGGGCCGTATGACTTTTATCCGTTTGATGTGCCTGCCAGCATTGCGGCGTTCTCTGTGGCACCAGAGCCGCTTTTGACCCAGCCGATCAATGTGGTGCCGCCCAAACCGGTGCCGGTGTTTCTGGGGCACGGGAGCCGCGACAAGACCTGCCTGCCGCGCAATACAATTGCGCTGGGCAAAAGCCTGCGGCAAGCGGGGGGTGAGGTGACGGAGCGCCATTATGACAATCTGGCGCATCCGGGGCCATTGCTGTCGCTGTTTCCGGCCTTGCGCTGGCGGGCGCCGGTTTATCGCGACGTTGTTGCTTTCCTGCGCGCCAAGACCAGTGCCGGGGAATTCAGTTAG
- a CDS encoding DUF599 domain-containing protein, whose translation MALGGSLFPLICFFLYGLLAARIEVVRPSLSMIMSVQRRRWVENAVHRDTPLDAILSGNLMSSVSFFASTTVLLILAMFAVFGQIDAVLNAVTIIQPDQIISRGDIERHLIIVLALFVLAFLSFTLSLRQFNHFCIMLGAADHTENPDPAEIRVITALNTLGARNFNQGIRAYYFAIGMVAWFISPIAAIGATIVIFASILYREFFSSARNLVAGLKEGPSK comes from the coding sequence ATGGCACTGGGCGGCTCACTGTTTCCACTGATCTGTTTCTTTCTCTACGGGCTTCTGGCCGCCCGTATCGAGGTCGTGCGCCCCTCACTATCGATGATCATGAGTGTGCAGCGCCGCCGCTGGGTGGAGAACGCGGTTCACCGCGACACGCCTCTCGATGCCATTCTGTCAGGCAATCTGATGAGTTCGGTTTCGTTTTTCGCCTCAACCACCGTTCTGCTTATCCTGGCCATGTTCGCCGTGTTCGGCCAGATAGACGCGGTTCTCAACGCTGTCACCATCATCCAGCCCGACCAGATCATTTCCCGCGGCGATATCGAACGGCACCTCATCATTGTGCTCGCGTTGTTCGTTCTGGCCTTTCTCTCGTTCACCTTGTCCCTGCGCCAGTTCAATCATTTCTGCATCATGCTCGGCGCCGCCGACCACACCGAAAATCCAGACCCCGCCGAAATCCGGGTCATCACAGCGCTCAACACTTTGGGTGCCCGCAATTTCAATCAGGGCATTCGGGCCTATTATTTCGCCATCGGCATGGTGGCCTGGTTCATCTCGCCAATCGCGGCCATTGGGGCCACCATTGTGATTTTCGCCTCTATTCTCTACCGGGAATTTTTCTCATCAGCCCGCAATCTCGTCGCGGGCCTGAAAGAAGGACCATCAAAATGA
- a CDS encoding putative bifunctional diguanylate cyclase/phosphodiesterase — MNSGSTQQPVTATVGEIDALETLINNLPFGAGLVSMEGRLLAHNLEFGRIYGMDHTPPPGAGADQFGPSDLTIWEILDLGHFDHLFDDARKVFEDTFAALARGEEFRKNIEVQGRLIEILDRPIGNGLIVTTHADITDRKRAEQQVEYLAWHDPLTGLPNRAAFSNRLNNVMEEARILGTSFCVISVDLDRFKDVNDVFGHGSGDALLKEIGRRFANFAKDCFVARLGGDEFVFLCDYHAGIGEMAETLLQEAGTEVEINGNRILVNLSAGIAVYPENGADVEALLNASDAALYRAKEEGRATYRFFEPEMDKRIHNRRRLAQDLRVALSRGELSLHYQPQSTVDGEITGFEALLRWQHPEHGAISPVEFIPVAEESGLIVDIGAWALKTACAEATQWDEKYAIAVNLSPLQFRHGDLPALLSEILLETDLDPNRLEIEITEGVLVHDFPRALDILNRIKQMGVRIAMDDFGTGYSSLSYLQSFPFDKLKIDRSFIGRIGEDQHAREIVRAVIGLGRGLNMPIVAEGVETREQLDFLTAEKCFGIQGFLLGRPEVRANTLAKFENDEDASDKARQRTGNT; from the coding sequence ATGAATTCTGGATCGACGCAGCAACCGGTAACGGCAACTGTCGGCGAGATCGACGCCCTCGAGACATTGATCAACAATCTCCCCTTCGGTGCGGGACTGGTGTCGATGGAAGGTCGCTTGCTGGCCCACAATCTTGAGTTCGGGCGCATCTACGGGATGGACCACACACCCCCACCAGGTGCGGGTGCTGACCAGTTTGGCCCCTCGGACCTCACGATTTGGGAAATTCTCGATTTAGGTCATTTTGATCATTTGTTCGATGATGCGCGAAAGGTATTCGAAGACACATTCGCAGCGCTCGCCCGCGGTGAGGAATTTCGCAAGAACATTGAAGTGCAAGGTCGGCTGATCGAGATTCTCGACAGGCCGATTGGCAATGGACTTATAGTGACCACCCATGCCGATATCACCGACCGGAAGCGGGCGGAGCAGCAGGTGGAATATCTGGCCTGGCACGATCCGCTGACGGGCTTGCCCAACCGGGCCGCTTTCTCCAACCGGCTCAATAATGTTATGGAAGAGGCGCGCATTCTGGGCACGTCGTTTTGCGTAATCTCTGTGGATCTCGACCGCTTCAAAGACGTCAACGACGTGTTTGGCCACGGTTCCGGCGATGCCCTTCTCAAAGAGATCGGGCGGCGCTTTGCAAATTTTGCCAAAGACTGCTTTGTCGCCCGGCTCGGAGGCGATGAGTTCGTGTTCCTGTGCGACTATCATGCAGGAATCGGAGAAATGGCGGAAACGCTGCTGCAGGAGGCAGGCACCGAGGTTGAAATCAACGGCAACCGCATATTGGTCAATCTCAGCGCCGGCATTGCCGTCTACCCTGAAAACGGTGCCGACGTTGAGGCATTGCTCAACGCCTCGGATGCAGCCCTTTATCGGGCCAAGGAAGAAGGGCGGGCCACCTATCGGTTCTTCGAACCGGAAATGGACAAGCGCATCCATAATCGCCGGCGTCTGGCGCAGGATCTGCGCGTCGCCTTGTCCCGTGGGGAGTTGTCACTGCACTACCAGCCCCAGTCCACGGTGGATGGCGAAATCACAGGGTTTGAAGCGCTTCTGCGCTGGCAGCACCCCGAACACGGCGCCATTTCCCCGGTCGAATTCATTCCGGTCGCCGAGGAAAGCGGCTTGATCGTGGATATTGGCGCCTGGGCGCTGAAAACCGCATGCGCGGAAGCGACACAATGGGACGAAAAATACGCCATTGCCGTCAACCTGTCCCCGTTACAGTTCCGGCACGGCGATCTGCCTGCCCTTCTCAGCGAAATCTTGCTGGAGACGGATCTCGATCCAAACCGGCTTGAAATCGAAATTACCGAAGGTGTTCTTGTGCACGATTTCCCGCGGGCACTCGATATTCTAAACCGCATCAAGCAAATGGGCGTCCGGATTGCGATGGACGATTTCGGCACCGGATATTCATCCCTGAGCTACCTGCAATCCTTCCCCTTCGACAAACTCAAGATCGACCGCTCATTCATCGGTAGAATCGGAGAGGACCAGCACGCCCGCGAGATTGTACGCGCAGTCATTGGGCTGGGGCGCGGACTGAACATGCCTATCGTGGCGGAAGGTGTGGAAACGCGGGAACAGCTGGACTTCCTGACCGCAGAAAAATGCTTCGGCATTCAGGGTTTCCTGCTGGGACGCCCGGAAGTGCGCGCCAACACTTTGGCAAAGTTCGAGAACGACGAAGACGCATCCGACAAGGCACGCCAGCGGACCGGAAACACCTGA
- a CDS encoding lysozyme inhibitor LprI family protein, with product MKHVLALAIALTITTPVTAAEPAYSPEDAEHLQNCFEAVTDINLDQDDPATPRYRECIGVASAACQEEPDGQTTMGMASCTMRETAWWDEMLNHNYTTLEDALDAETFAALRTAQRAWMDFRDAECGFQYTYWQEGTIRSLYASSCQLQMTAERALALDAVIEWTSL from the coding sequence ATGAAACACGTTCTTGCCCTCGCTATTGCGCTGACCATCACCACACCGGTCACTGCCGCTGAACCCGCCTATTCGCCTGAGGACGCTGAGCACCTGCAAAACTGTTTCGAGGCGGTCACCGATATCAATCTGGATCAGGACGACCCCGCAACACCCCGCTATCGCGAGTGCATCGGTGTGGCATCCGCTGCCTGCCAGGAAGAACCGGATGGCCAGACCACCATGGGCATGGCCAGCTGCACAATGCGCGAAACCGCATGGTGGGATGAAATGCTCAACCACAATTATACGACCCTTGAGGACGCGCTCGATGCGGAAACCTTTGCGGCCTTGCGCACAGCCCAACGGGCATGGATGGATTTCCGGGATGCCGAATGCGGTTTCCAGTACACCTATTGGCAGGAAGGCACGATCCGTTCGCTCTATGCCAGCAGCTGCCAGTTGCAAATGACAGCCGAGCGCGCCCTGGCGCTTGACGCGGTCATCGAATGGACCAGCCTCTAA
- a CDS encoding aldo/keto reductase, with protein MKKNKLGRTDVEVTEICLGTMTWGQQNSEAEAHAQIDYALEQGVNFMDTAEMYAVPPTAETYGKTEEYIGSWFKNTGKRDQWILASKMAGPGRPWVRDGARPTIATMREAVENSLKRLQTDYIDLYQIHWPTRGHYHFENYWDYDANTQDRETAVEQLQEILEGADTLIKEGKIRHLGLSNETAWGIMKYLSLSETHGLPRVVSVQNEYSLLRRLYDHDLAELTHHEDVGLLAYSPLAAGVISGKYLGGALPEGTRGAWTGGIYRHNEFSEPAIRCYMNLARDHGLDVCQMALAFALSRPFMTSVIIGATSMEQLKSDIGAADITLDEQALRGIASLHRRFPRTV; from the coding sequence ATGAAAAAGAACAAGCTCGGCCGCACCGACGTCGAAGTCACCGAAATATGCCTTGGCACCATGACATGGGGTCAACAGAATTCAGAAGCCGAAGCCCATGCGCAGATCGACTATGCGCTTGAACAGGGTGTCAATTTCATGGACACCGCCGAAATGTACGCCGTCCCGCCAACCGCTGAAACCTATGGCAAGACCGAGGAATATATCGGTTCATGGTTCAAGAATACCGGCAAGCGCGACCAGTGGATCCTCGCCAGCAAAATGGCCGGCCCCGGCCGCCCCTGGGTGCGCGACGGCGCGCGCCCCACAATCGCCACCATGCGCGAAGCGGTTGAGAACAGCCTCAAGCGCCTGCAGACCGACTATATCGATTTGTACCAGATTCACTGGCCCACGCGCGGGCACTATCATTTTGAGAATTACTGGGATTACGATGCCAACACCCAGGATCGGGAGACAGCTGTCGAGCAGCTCCAGGAAATTCTGGAAGGGGCGGACACCTTGATCAAGGAAGGCAAGATCCGTCATCTCGGCCTTTCCAACGAGACGGCCTGGGGCATCATGAAATATCTCAGCCTGTCCGAAACCCATGGTCTGCCGCGCGTCGTCTCGGTGCAGAACGAATATTCGCTGCTGCGCCGCCTCTATGATCATGATCTGGCCGAACTCACCCACCACGAGGACGTTGGCCTGCTCGCCTATTCCCCCCTCGCCGCCGGCGTCATCAGCGGCAAATATCTTGGCGGCGCGCTGCCCGAGGGTACACGCGGTGCCTGGACTGGTGGCATTTATCGCCACAACGAGTTCTCCGAACCGGCCATCCGCTGCTATATGAACCTGGCCCGTGACCATGGGCTTGATGTCTGCCAGATGGCACTGGCCTTCGCGCTGTCGCGCCCCTTCATGACCTCGGTCATCATCGGCGCCACCTCGATGGAGCAACTCAAGTCCGATATCGGTGCCGCCGATATCACCCTTGATGAACAGGCCCTGCGCGGCATTGCCTCGCTCCACCGGCGTTTTCCACGCACGGTCTGA
- a CDS encoding alpha/beta hydrolase: MITRHAALLAALIFTSFASVLPASALSLMDPFNVPGTMDGGVTTLGQDIVYGPLERHKLDVYAPENSLEKSAPVVIFLYGGAWKQGTKADYPFAGHALAARGFVTVIPDYRLVPEVQYPEFLSDNAVAVKWVEDNISRYGGDPQRVYLMGHSAGAYNAVMLGMDRAYLRDAGVSIPIRGVVGLAGPYAVYPFEFKELQDAFGNVDNPQMTQPINLPTVETVPMFLGHGSNDLIVNVENTVRMQKKLLTDNRAIVAKVYDSLGHMEVVTALSTVWRWRSPVLDDVVDFLKAEGAFDPESFGPVDLVKPIKASVE; the protein is encoded by the coding sequence TTGATCACGCGCCACGCGGCGTTGCTCGCCGCCCTGATTTTCACTTCATTTGCAAGTGTGCTGCCGGCTTCTGCCCTGTCGCTCATGGATCCGTTCAACGTGCCGGGCACGATGGATGGCGGAGTGACAACGCTGGGCCAGGATATTGTTTACGGACCGCTTGAACGCCACAAGCTCGATGTCTATGCGCCGGAGAACAGTCTTGAGAAATCGGCGCCTGTAGTCATTTTTCTCTATGGCGGGGCCTGGAAACAGGGGACCAAAGCCGATTATCCGTTTGCCGGGCACGCGCTGGCGGCCCGTGGGTTTGTAACCGTTATTCCCGATTACCGGCTGGTGCCCGAGGTGCAATATCCCGAATTTCTCAGCGATAATGCGGTGGCGGTGAAATGGGTCGAGGATAATATTTCCCGTTATGGCGGCGATCCGCAACGGGTCTATCTGATGGGGCATTCGGCCGGTGCCTATAATGCGGTGATGCTGGGCATGGACCGGGCCTATCTGCGCGATGCCGGGGTGAGCATTCCGATACGCGGCGTGGTCGGACTGGCTGGGCCCTATGCGGTTTATCCGTTCGAATTCAAGGAATTGCAGGATGCGTTCGGCAATGTCGATAATCCGCAAATGACCCAGCCGATCAACCTGCCGACGGTTGAGACCGTGCCGATGTTTTTGGGGCATGGCAGCAATGACCTGATCGTCAATGTCGAGAATACCGTACGCATGCAGAAAAAGCTGCTGACCGACAATCGGGCGATCGTGGCCAAGGTTTATGACAGTCTGGGGCATATGGAGGTGGTGACAGCGCTCTCGACAGTATGGCGCTGGCGTTCGCCGGTTCTGGACGATGTGGTCGACTTTCTGAAAGCGGAAGGCGCGTTTGATCCGGAGAGCTTTGGGCCGGTTGACCTTGTCAAACCGATCAAAGCCAGCGTTGAATAG
- a CDS encoding pirin family protein — protein sequence MSIRPVKNTVAAQPTLEGAGVKLHRAFGFHNPGELDPFLLFDDFRNENPEDYLKGFPWHPHRGIETITYVLSGSVDHGDSLGNTGTLGAGDVQWMTAGSGIMHQEMPKGNEKGQMHGFQLWANLPASMKMTSPRYQDIEGKDIPEIIDDDGTVVRVVVGSFWGKKGPVDGIAADPQYLDISVPPGVRKVFKVDTSRNAFAYVFEGSGSFRDASNPVGILTEKEVDGQEVHIRDMSGDRTLIYFDTGDEVTIQAGDHGVRFLLVSGKPLKEPVAWHGPIVMNTRAELMQAVSELQSGNFIKESAAGWRGE from the coding sequence ATGTCGATCCGTCCGGTTAAAAACACTGTTGCCGCGCAGCCGACGCTTGAGGGCGCCGGGGTGAAACTGCATCGCGCTTTCGGGTTTCATAATCCCGGCGAGCTTGACCCCTTTCTGCTGTTTGATGATTTCCGCAACGAGAACCCCGAGGATTATCTGAAGGGATTTCCCTGGCACCCGCATCGCGGCATCGAGACGATCACCTATGTGCTGTCCGGCTCGGTGGATCATGGCGACAGCCTTGGGAATACCGGCACGCTGGGCGCAGGTGATGTGCAATGGATGACTGCCGGTTCGGGGATCATGCATCAAGAAATGCCCAAGGGGAACGAGAAGGGGCAGATGCACGGGTTTCAGCTCTGGGCCAATTTGCCCGCCTCAATGAAGATGACCTCACCGCGCTATCAGGATATCGAGGGCAAGGATATTCCCGAGATCATCGATGATGACGGCACCGTTGTGCGCGTGGTTGTTGGTTCGTTCTGGGGCAAGAAGGGGCCGGTCGACGGGATCGCCGCTGATCCGCAATATCTCGACATCTCGGTGCCACCGGGTGTGCGCAAGGTTTTCAAGGTGGATACGTCACGCAATGCCTTTGCCTATGTGTTTGAGGGATCGGGATCGTTCCGCGATGCGTCAAACCCGGTGGGGATTTTGACCGAGAAGGAAGTGGATGGGCAGGAAGTGCATATCCGGGACATGTCCGGGGACCGCACGCTGATCTATTTCGATACCGGCGATGAGGTGACCATTCAGGCCGGAGACCATGGTGTGCGGTTTTTGCTGGTTTCTGGCAAACCGCTGAAGGAGCCTGTGGCCTGGCATGGTCCGATTGTAATGAACACGCGCGCCGAGCTCATGCAGGCGGTCAGCGAACTGCAATCGGGCAATTTCATCAAGGAAAGCGCTGCAGGCTGGCGTGGTGAGTGA